A region of Kribbella sp. NBC_01245 DNA encodes the following proteins:
- a CDS encoding heavy metal translocating P-type ATPase — MTNPAATPGHSIELTIGGMTCASCAARVEKKLNRMEGVTATVNYATEKAKVSYPEGISTDDLVATVEATGYTAALPAAPTETTEAVETDELKPLRDRLITSIVLAVPVIALGMIPALQFNFWQWTSLTLAAPVVTWAAWPFHKAAWTNLRHGAATMDTLISLGVISAFAWSIYALFVGGAGEPGMTMPFTLIPSRGSGAEEIYLEVAAGVTTFILAGRYFEARAKRRSGAALRALLELGAKDVAVLRDGTEVRIPVDQLAVGDEFVVRPGEKIATDGVIVTGSSAVDASMLTGESVPVEVGAGDAVVGATVNAGGRLVVRATRVGSDTQLAQMARLVEDAQNGKAAVQRLADRVSAVFVPIVIVLALATLGFWLGNGGTAEMAFTAAVAVLIIACPCALGLATPTALLVGTGRGAQLGILIKGPEVLESTRRVDTVVLDKTGTVTTGRMALVDVLLADGEDRAEVLRLAGALEHSSEHPIAQAIATGAMAEVGALPEVEDFGNVEGLGVQGIVDGHAVLVGRTRLLEEWSQYLPDALAHAKAHAETEGSTAVAVGWDGQARAVLVVADTVKPSSAEAIRQFRALGLRPVLLTGDNEAVANSVAAEVGIDEVIAEVLPAGKVDVIKQLQSEGRIVAMVGDGVNDAAALAQADLGLSMGTGTDVAIEASDLTLVRGDLRSAVDAIRLSRNTLRTIKGNLFWAFAYNVAALPLAAAGLLNPMLAGAAMAFSSIFVVSNSLRLRRFTPLTTPEP; from the coding sequence ATGACCAACCCCGCGGCCACTCCCGGCCACAGCATCGAGCTCACCATCGGTGGCATGACCTGCGCCTCCTGCGCGGCCCGGGTGGAGAAGAAGCTGAACCGGATGGAGGGCGTCACCGCCACGGTGAACTACGCCACCGAGAAGGCGAAGGTCAGCTACCCCGAGGGCATCAGCACCGACGACTTGGTCGCGACCGTCGAGGCGACCGGCTACACCGCGGCACTGCCCGCAGCGCCAACCGAAACAACTGAGGCTGTTGAGACCGATGAGCTGAAGCCCTTGCGGGACAGGCTGATCACGTCGATCGTGCTGGCGGTTCCGGTGATTGCCCTCGGCATGATTCCGGCCTTGCAGTTCAACTTTTGGCAGTGGACATCGCTGACACTGGCGGCTCCGGTCGTCACGTGGGCCGCCTGGCCGTTCCACAAGGCCGCTTGGACGAATCTGCGTCACGGCGCCGCCACGATGGACACGCTCATCTCGCTCGGCGTGATCAGCGCGTTCGCCTGGTCGATCTACGCCTTGTTCGTGGGCGGCGCGGGTGAGCCCGGGATGACGATGCCGTTCACGCTGATCCCGTCACGTGGTTCCGGCGCCGAGGAGATCTATCTCGAGGTGGCCGCCGGCGTCACGACGTTCATCCTCGCCGGGCGGTATTTCGAGGCCCGGGCGAAGCGTCGTTCCGGTGCGGCCCTGCGGGCATTGCTCGAGCTCGGCGCCAAGGATGTCGCGGTTCTGCGCGATGGCACCGAGGTGCGGATTCCCGTTGACCAGTTGGCCGTTGGCGACGAGTTCGTCGTACGGCCCGGCGAGAAGATCGCCACCGATGGCGTGATCGTGACCGGCAGCAGCGCGGTGGACGCGTCGATGCTGACCGGCGAGTCCGTCCCGGTCGAGGTCGGCGCGGGTGACGCCGTCGTCGGCGCCACTGTGAACGCGGGCGGCCGCCTGGTGGTTCGCGCGACGCGGGTCGGTTCCGACACCCAGCTCGCGCAGATGGCCCGCCTGGTCGAGGACGCGCAGAACGGGAAGGCGGCCGTGCAGCGTCTGGCCGATCGCGTCTCGGCCGTATTCGTACCGATCGTGATCGTGCTGGCCCTTGCCACGTTGGGCTTCTGGCTCGGCAACGGCGGCACTGCCGAGATGGCGTTCACGGCCGCGGTCGCGGTGCTGATCATCGCCTGCCCGTGTGCGCTGGGCTTGGCCACTCCGACCGCGCTGCTGGTCGGGACCGGCCGAGGCGCGCAGCTGGGCATCCTCATCAAGGGTCCCGAGGTGCTCGAATCGACTCGTCGCGTCGACACCGTCGTACTCGACAAGACCGGCACCGTGACCACCGGCCGGATGGCGTTGGTCGACGTACTGCTCGCGGACGGTGAAGACCGCGCCGAGGTGCTGCGTCTCGCCGGCGCCCTCGAGCACTCCAGCGAACACCCGATCGCCCAGGCCATCGCCACTGGCGCCATGGCCGAGGTGGGCGCGCTGCCCGAGGTCGAGGACTTCGGCAACGTGGAAGGCCTTGGGGTTCAGGGCATCGTCGACGGGCACGCCGTTCTCGTCGGCCGGACGCGACTGCTGGAGGAGTGGAGCCAGTACCTGCCGGACGCGCTCGCGCATGCGAAAGCCCACGCCGAGACCGAGGGCAGTACGGCGGTCGCAGTCGGGTGGGACGGTCAGGCCCGGGCAGTGCTGGTCGTGGCCGACACGGTCAAACCCAGCTCCGCCGAGGCCATCCGCCAGTTCCGCGCGCTCGGGCTCCGGCCGGTGCTACTGACCGGCGACAACGAGGCCGTTGCGAACTCGGTGGCGGCCGAGGTCGGCATCGACGAGGTGATCGCGGAGGTGCTGCCGGCCGGCAAGGTCGACGTGATCAAGCAGCTGCAGAGCGAAGGCCGGATCGTCGCGATGGTCGGCGACGGCGTGAACGACGCGGCCGCCCTCGCCCAAGCCGATCTCGGGCTGAGCATGGGTACGGGCACGGACGTGGCGATCGAGGCAAGCGACCTCACCCTGGTGCGAGGCGACCTGCGCTCGGCGGTCGACGCGATCCGGCTGTCCCGCAACACCCTGCGCACGATCAAGGGCAACCTGTTCTGGGCCTTCGCCTACAACGTGGCCGCCCTCCCGTTGGCGGCCGCAGGGCTCCTGAACCCGATGCTCGCCGGCGCCGCGATGGCCTTCAGCTCCATCTTCGTCGTCTCCAACTCCCTCCGCCTCCGCCGCTTCACCCCCCTCACCACCCCAGAGCCCTAA
- a CDS encoding glycoside hydrolase family 13 protein: MSQAWWRGAAIYQVYLRSFADGNGDGIGDLAGLRAKLPYLAELGIDAIWLNPWYPSPMADGGYDVADYRDIEPAFGTLAEAEKYIEEAHALGIRTIIDIVPNHGSDQQEWFRQALAAGPGSPERERFIFRPGRGVLPPNDWQSIFNGPAWTRVEDGEWYLHLFAPEQPDFNWHNPEVVEEFHDVLRFWLDRGVDGIRIDSAAVLIKDLDSAAESYTDHDGVHDIYREWRRITDSYDGRFLVGEMWMEDQERFALYLRPDEMHTAFNFDFLSRAWRADELRASIDLTLDTHIPIKAPPTWVLSNHDVTRPVTKYGRPDTSFSHADRKHGMTTDLELGVRRARAAALLAMALPGSVYVYQGEELGLPEVEDIPDALLQDPIWHRSGGTDRGRDGCRVPLPWSGAEPPFGFGPGGTPWLPQPVDWKNLTVEVQTPDPGSMLSLYRAALWIRRAELGDGTLTWLPTPPDVLAFTRNSGLTSITNLSPTPVPLPPHTQVLLTSTPLQAGHLPPDTTAWLR; this comes from the coding sequence ATGTCCCAAGCTTGGTGGCGTGGTGCGGCGATCTACCAGGTCTACCTGCGGAGCTTCGCCGACGGCAACGGGGACGGGATCGGTGATCTCGCGGGCTTGCGGGCGAAACTGCCGTACCTGGCCGAGCTCGGTATCGACGCGATCTGGCTGAACCCGTGGTACCCGTCGCCGATGGCCGACGGCGGGTACGACGTGGCGGACTACCGCGATATCGAACCGGCCTTCGGCACGCTGGCGGAGGCGGAGAAGTACATCGAGGAGGCGCACGCCCTCGGTATCCGCACCATCATCGACATCGTGCCGAACCACGGATCCGACCAGCAGGAATGGTTCCGCCAGGCGCTCGCGGCCGGACCTGGATCGCCCGAGCGCGAGCGCTTCATCTTCCGCCCCGGCCGCGGGGTGCTCCCGCCCAACGATTGGCAGTCGATCTTCAACGGCCCGGCGTGGACCCGGGTCGAGGATGGCGAGTGGTACCTGCACCTCTTCGCGCCGGAACAACCCGACTTCAACTGGCACAACCCGGAGGTGGTCGAGGAGTTCCACGACGTACTGCGGTTCTGGCTCGACCGTGGCGTCGACGGCATCCGGATCGACTCGGCCGCCGTACTCATCAAGGACCTCGACAGTGCGGCCGAGTCGTACACGGATCACGACGGCGTGCACGACATCTACCGCGAGTGGCGCCGCATCACCGACTCGTACGACGGGCGCTTCCTGGTCGGCGAGATGTGGATGGAGGATCAGGAGCGCTTCGCGTTGTACCTGCGGCCGGACGAGATGCACACCGCGTTCAACTTCGACTTCCTCTCGCGAGCCTGGCGGGCGGACGAATTGCGGGCGTCGATCGACCTGACCCTCGACACGCACATCCCGATCAAGGCCCCGCCGACCTGGGTGCTCTCGAACCATGACGTGACCCGTCCGGTGACGAAGTACGGCCGGCCCGATACGTCGTTCAGCCACGCCGATCGCAAACACGGGATGACGACGGACCTTGAGCTCGGGGTACGTCGCGCCCGCGCCGCCGCGCTGCTCGCGATGGCCCTGCCGGGCAGCGTGTACGTCTACCAGGGCGAGGAACTCGGTCTGCCCGAGGTCGAGGACATCCCGGACGCCTTGCTGCAAGACCCGATCTGGCACCGCTCGGGTGGTACCGACCGCGGCCGCGACGGCTGCCGCGTCCCGCTGCCCTGGTCCGGGGCCGAACCGCCCTTCGGCTTCGGACCAGGTGGTACGCCGTGGCTCCCGCAACCCGTCGACTGGAAGAACCTCACCGTCGAGGTCCAAACCCCCGACCCCGGCTCGATGCTCTCCCTCTACCGCGCCGCCCTCTGGATCCGCCGCGCCGAGTTGGGCGACGGCACCCTCACCTGGCTCCCCACACCCCCAGACGTACTCGCCTTCACCCGCAACTCCGGCCTAACCTCCATCACCAACCTCAGCCCCACCCCCGTCCCCCTCCCACCCCACACCCAAGTCCTCCTAACCAGCACCCCCCTCCAAGCCGGCCACCTCCCCCCCGACACAACGGCCTGGCTCCGCTAA
- a CDS encoding carbohydrate ABC transporter permease encodes MSLLTWHGKLIYWTVLTVVVVGFTIVFVFPLYWMVTGALKSPDELAQIPPSFFPKSLDFGVYVEAWQQLELGTFLRNTVVYAGGAWIFTLMVDVTAAYALSKLRPMFGKLILALMLATLMIPPMVLLLPTYLVAKDVPIFHWDLLNTPWAIWLPAAANGFFIFLLKRFFDSIPRELLEAAAIDGASPMRILWSIILPISRPILGVVSILSVVTTWKDFVWPLLVLPETEKMSISIGIASLSAQMPQNVLIASLVIASIPTILVFFVFQRSIMAGLTAGSLKG; translated from the coding sequence ATGTCGTTGCTGACCTGGCACGGCAAGTTGATCTACTGGACCGTGCTGACCGTCGTGGTCGTCGGCTTCACCATCGTCTTCGTCTTTCCGTTGTACTGGATGGTGACGGGGGCGCTGAAGTCGCCGGACGAGCTGGCGCAGATCCCGCCGAGCTTCTTCCCGAAGTCCCTGGATTTCGGGGTTTACGTCGAGGCCTGGCAACAACTCGAGCTCGGCACGTTCCTGCGCAATACCGTGGTGTACGCCGGTGGCGCGTGGATCTTCACGTTGATGGTCGACGTGACCGCGGCGTACGCCTTGTCAAAACTGCGGCCGATGTTCGGCAAGCTGATCCTCGCGTTGATGCTGGCCACGTTGATGATTCCGCCGATGGTGCTGCTGCTGCCGACGTACCTGGTGGCCAAGGACGTACCCATCTTCCATTGGGATCTGCTCAACACCCCGTGGGCGATTTGGTTGCCTGCGGCAGCTAACGGGTTCTTCATCTTCTTGCTGAAGCGATTCTTCGACTCGATCCCGCGCGAGCTGTTGGAGGCCGCCGCGATCGACGGCGCGTCGCCGATGCGGATCCTCTGGTCGATCATCTTGCCGATCTCGCGTCCGATCCTCGGCGTGGTGTCGATCCTGTCGGTGGTGACGACGTGGAAGGACTTCGTCTGGCCGCTGCTGGTGTTGCCCGAGACCGAGAAGATGTCGATCAGTATCGGTATCGCCTCGCTGTCCGCGCAGATGCCGCAGAACGTGCTGATCGCCTCGCTGGTGATCGCGAGTATCCCGACCATCCTTGTTTTCTTCGTGTTCCAGCGCAGCATCATGGCGGGTCTGACCGCCGGCAGCCTCAAGGGCTGA
- a CDS encoding carbohydrate ABC transporter permease — MATLTAKPPARRSPGVARRAVGRNLTAYGFLCGALICFAFFSWYPMVREFLLSFQQTNFVDPPTWVGFDNFRTVFADSAFRAAWLNTAAFTGLALLCGYVVPFVAAIVLNELRHAKAYLRFVVYLPVMLPPAVGVLLFKWFYDPGAGLFNQVLGFAGLPALGWLDSTDTALISLVIVSTWMNMGTGTLIYLAALQSIPGELYESAELDGAGLFRRVWHVTVPQTKLILLVMLLLQVVATMQVFIEPYLLTGGGPENATVTVAYLMYQYAFNFGDFGAGGALGLMLMLVLMVFSAVYLRVSRDNQS, encoded by the coding sequence ATGGCCACTCTGACCGCGAAACCGCCGGCGCGCCGCTCCCCTGGCGTGGCGCGCCGGGCGGTCGGGCGGAACCTCACGGCGTACGGGTTCCTCTGCGGCGCGCTCATCTGTTTCGCCTTCTTTTCCTGGTATCCGATGGTCCGGGAGTTCCTGCTCTCGTTCCAGCAGACCAACTTCGTCGATCCGCCGACGTGGGTCGGTTTCGACAACTTCCGTACGGTGTTCGCGGACTCGGCCTTTCGCGCGGCCTGGCTGAACACCGCGGCCTTCACCGGTTTGGCACTGCTCTGCGGGTACGTCGTGCCGTTCGTGGCGGCGATCGTGCTCAACGAGCTTCGCCACGCGAAGGCGTATCTGCGGTTTGTCGTCTACCTGCCGGTGATGCTGCCGCCGGCGGTCGGCGTACTGCTGTTCAAGTGGTTCTACGATCCGGGCGCGGGTCTGTTCAACCAGGTGCTGGGATTCGCGGGGTTGCCCGCACTGGGTTGGCTCGATTCGACCGATACCGCGTTGATCTCGCTGGTGATCGTGTCCACCTGGATGAACATGGGCACGGGCACGCTGATCTACCTCGCGGCGTTGCAGAGCATCCCTGGCGAGTTGTACGAGTCGGCTGAGCTGGACGGCGCCGGGTTGTTCCGCCGCGTCTGGCACGTCACCGTGCCGCAGACCAAGTTGATCCTGCTGGTGATGCTCTTGCTGCAGGTCGTCGCGACCATGCAGGTGTTCATCGAGCCCTACCTGCTGACGGGTGGTGGGCCCGAGAACGCGACCGTGACGGTGGCCTACCTGATGTACCAGTACGCCTTCAACTTCGGCGATTTCGGTGCGGGCGGTGCGCTCGGACTGATGCTGATGCTCGTACTGATGGTGTTCTCGGCCGTTTACCTGCGGGTCTCGCGGGACAACCAGAGTTAG